A segment of the Sulfurovum indicum genome:
AACCTCTTCACCGTATCCATAATCATCTCCTTCACCATCGAGATATACATACACATCACCGGCATCTCCTCCATTTCCAGATACACTTAGGAGTATTCCACTGTTCGCAGGAATAATACCGGAGCTTTTGGCATTTCCACCATTGGCATAGATATTACCGGAGGTTCTGGTACTTCCACCTCCATTAAGATAAAGATATACAGTCGATCCGTTTCCGGCATTTCCGTTTCCGGCATCACCCCCATTAGCATAGATATTACCTGAGTTAAGCAGCTCTCCCACATAGCTTCCCTCTCCGGGATAGAAATCAATGTCACCGGCATCTCCCCCATTGGTACTTCCGTCACCTCCGCTGGTATTGATATCTGCAGAGTTATAAATGCTTGCCACATAAGATTCTATGTATATATAACCACCTTGTCCGCCATTACCTGCAGAACCATTACCTCCTATGGCTAAAATTGGAGCGGTATTGTAAAAACCTGTTTCTGATTCAAGAGAAAGCTGACCAGCATTTCCACCTATAGCACCATTTCCTCCACTTGCATTGATCGCTTGACTTCCGGTATGAATAAACACACCATCATACGCACTTATATACACGTGACCATAACCACTCCCTGGTTCTACAGCAGCATTTCCGCCATCTCCGCTTCCAACACCATTTCCGCCACTGGCATCAATAGCACCATTTACTTGAACCAAAGCATAATACACATTGATTCTTACATAACCACCATCTCCACCACGTTCATTTCCACTGCTTCCATTATCTCCGGATGTATCGACTGAACCATTGGCTCCAATGATCACTGAATTGTCATTAGGAAGATAAAGGTATAAAGCACCTTTGTCCCTTACTGTCGCAGGAGCACTATGTCTCGTATCAATTGTACCACCTGCTGTTGTCAATGCTGCAGTTTTAAGTGTCCCGTTTATGATCAAGTCACCATATAATTTAAAACGGGCCTGATCCTGACCTGTAGAATCATCATTGTCAGCATCACTGTTATCATCATCAACATTAAGCCCCAATACTACTGTTACTCCTTCATCAATTTTAAGGCCTGTGACACGATTTGTAATGTTATTATCACAGGTATCACCACTGTTTACAGCCTCACAAAGATATTGAGTATTTCCATTTATCAAATAAAGAGTACCTGCTGTTGTCGGTTCATTTCCACTATCTACTGTGGTGATATTGGTATCAACTGAAATTATCTTACCGTTAGTGCCCAAGTTATCTTCATGCGGATAGCTCGGAACAGTGAATGCAGTATCAACAGTACCACTTGTAAGAAATTCTACATTCATATATCCATCAGCATAGATTGCAGAACTATCAGCATTGCCACCGCTACCACTCATTCCATTCCCCCCTTTTGCCTGAATAGTAAATTCCCCGACTGTAACAACACTACTACTGTCACTGCTGCTACCGCCACCACACGCAGTTAATGCCAATACTGCCGCTGTAGCTGCGAATAGTGCTATCGGGTTTCTGCTTCCCTTTAAAAAATAACTCTTCATCTTTTTCTCCTTTTAAACTTCAATGTTTATTAACCTTTCGGCACAATATTTATCCTCTTATCAAAAGTATAGACTTTAAAAGTGACTTATAAATTAATTTTCATTATAAAATTTATTTTTATTTATATTTTAAGTTTTTTAGTTATTATGGATTATAGTGACGTACAGAGTGAAGGAAACTACATAGATGAAAATCCTGATCATTAATCATGAATACCAGTCGAATACAGAGATTGAAAAAGAATTAAAGCACAGAAGTTTTTCTACAAATTATCAAATTTTTGCTACCTTTAACAAAAATAAAACAGATATGTCAAGTTATGACCTTGTCTTGCTGGATGTACCTCTTATGAGTGATGAGAGCTATATGATCATAAAAAAAATAAGAGCTTCAGACAAACATATTCCCATTATTGTACTCAGTCCTTTCTATCAGATAAGAAATATAGAAAAGTGCTTTATTTTTGGGTGTAATGACTATCTTAAAAAACCTGTTGTCATAGATGAACTGATCTTCAAACTAAACTTTTGGCTCAATTTTAAAACATATCAGAATACTCAGACAATCCGTTTAAAGAATGGATTTTCCTATGATCCCGGACATCATGAACTGCTAAAAGATAAAATACCCATTTCTTTAACTGCCAAAGAAAAACTCTTTATAGAGATATTGGTCAAGAATAGAGGATGGTTCGTCCCTACTCCTACTATCATCCGGTATCTATGGGACAATTATGCTGCCCCTAACCAGTTAAGGGTCCTTGTATACAAATTACGTCAAAAAGCAGGTAAAGAACTGATCACTTCTATGAAGGGGATAGGCTATAAGATAGATCCGGAGAGTGTAAAAAAAACCATCTGGAGAGCAGAGCGAAGAAAACGTTCTGCTGCAGTGTTTCCGCATAAAAGATAACTGAACTATCTATCAAAAGCAGAAAACGCAACTTCATTCCAGTCAACATTAACGGGCTATTCCAATGCAGAGTGTGCCTCTTTTACCGGAGCTGTCTCCCGGGGGGGGAGGAGTATTTAGAGTTTTTTCAGAAACTCCGTTTTCAGAAAGATCATCGTACCGTTGACCTTTCCCTGAATGTGTGTCGGATCATCCGCTACCATTCTGATGTTCTTCACTGTTGTTCCCTGCTTCGCGGTAAAACCGGCACCTTTGACAGGAAGGTCTTTTATGATGCTGACCGAATCACCTTCGTTCAGTACAGTCCCGTTACTGTCACGTACAACCGGTACATCTGCACTGACCAGTCCAGCCTCAGCCCACTCTCTGATATCATCTTCAAGATACATCATATCAAGCTGATCCTGTGCACCGAGTCTGGTAAGCAGTCTGTATGCTACCACCTGTACAGCGGGTTCTGTACTCCACATACTCTCATGCAGACAGTTCCAGTGTTTCTCATTTTGTGCAGGATCTTCAATACTCGCTGCACAGGTGCTGCAGATCGTAATGGTCTCATCTTTGGGAGCTACAGTATATTCAACCAAGCCTTCCGTACTGTTACAAAGATCACATTGTGTACTCATAATCATCCTTTAGAAAAATTACCGTATTTTACTCTATTAGTTTTAATCTACCCAAAAGTCCTGCTGTGGTGGTATAGCCTACCTCAGCAAACCTCAGCTTCCCTTCTGCATCATAGATAAAGGTAGTAGGGAAAACCCGTATATGAAACTGTTTCGCCCAACTTCCGTTCTCATCGTTCAATACCCTGAAATGCAGACCGTTCTTTTCCATATAGGCATTGACCGCCGCATTCTCTCCGGAATTCACCGCAACAGTCAAGACTTCATACTCTTTGGAAAGGGTCTCAATATTGGACGCTTCGATCTGACACACCCTGCACCATGTTGCCCAAAAATGCAGAAGAACAGGCTTCCCTCTTTTCAACGTGTACAGACTGCCGTCAAGGAGTGTCACAGTTACCGGAGGAAGTTGTTCAGAGGAGAGGTCCGGCTTTCGAAGATAACTTATAATATTAGATAATATAAATAGAACTGTCATGCCTATTGCGATCTCTCTGAATATTTTTTTCAGTTTCAATTCTCTGACCCTACACCTTCAACGTTTTCAGACACTGTTCCAGTGCTCCGACATAAGAGCTGCCGTAAAATGCAGCATACACCAGCAAAGAATAGATCTGATAAAGCGGTATTTTCACGTCCTCAAAAGCCTTGCTGAGGAAATACACTCCGGTACAGTATTCAAAAAAGACCTCTCCAAAGGACCCCGTGAGACTGTAGTCTGTTAAATTCTATTTTTATATTTTGTTCCATCTTGGAAGTTTACTACAGAACCTCTGAATAACCCAAGGAGCCTGTTTTCTTCCTTTTTGGATTTTGATATACTGTTGTCAGCACTGTAGCAAGTAGCTAAAATAAAAATTATTGATTTAATATTGATATACAATACCATCGGCTCCCCATCGCTTATCATCTTGATTCTAAAGTCTTTTTCGGTTAAAATTTTGAAGGTTTAGCATCGTAATATGGTGAAGTATTGCACTTGTACTTATATCTTTATCCATGATTCACAAGAGCTTTCAACATCCAACTTGAACCCTCTAATCAACTCCAGGAGTTTATCGGACCCATGCTCAATTGACTATAAAAATCCATCTTTTAGATATCTTTGTGTATTTTTTCATTAAATAGCCATAACTATTGACCCTCAAAGTCCAAAAACTACCTAAAAATCTGGATTTTTCGCATCAACCAGATAAGTTCAACAAACTCCCAAACATCCAGAGAGTTCAGATTAGCAAAAAAGGACATAACTCATGAAAAAACTTCTCCTCTACGCAACTATAGCTGTCGCGACATCTATACTTTGGGGACGCGCTGAGCCTGCTGCACACCACAACTCACTTATCTCAAGCATCTTTCATCTCAATAACAGCCTTCGGGACAGCAAGGGTGTTATCTCTGACCTAAAACTGAGCGGCTCTGCCAGCTTTGATGACAGTAATCTGGACTGGATGAACAACCCTTCTGGTTCCGCACTGAAATTTAATGGTGTGAATGACCAGGCCGATGTCATCTTCAGAGTTGACCCCTACCTTACAGAAGGCTGGAGTGACAAGGATATTGCCGAAGTAAGCCTCGAAGGCTGGTTCTATTTTGACGCCATTGACCCTAAAGATGACAACAAACTGGAACTTTTATATATGCGCCAAGGTTGGGAATATGGTTTTGAAATCATCCGTCACCCATGGACAAACAAACTAAGTGTTTATTTGGGAAGCCATGAAGATTCCGGAGAGACGGTTAATAATGCCCTTAGTCTCAGACAGTGGCATCACATCAAAATCATCCACAACCGCACATACTATCTGCTTTATATAGATGGGAAAGAACTCCTCAAGGTAGCACATGGACGAGAAAAGTTAAATCTTTATAATGCCCAGCAAGATATCCGTCTAAGTTTTGGTGATTTTCACGGATGGGCAGACGAGATCCGTTTTAATCTGGATTTTGACACTGACAATGATGGTATCCCCAACAAGCGTGACCCAGACGATGACGGCGATGGGGTCAACGATAAGCAGGATGCTTTCCCACTCGACAGCAGTGAGTGGTCAGATAACGATAATGATGGTATTGGTGACAATGCAGATCATGATGACGACAACGACGGTATCGCCGATGAACGGGATTTGCAGCCGCTGAATGCAAGCAATGCCAATGCCGATACGGACGGTGATGGTTTTAGTGACCTTGTAGAGTATCAGAGTGGCTCTCTGCCAAATGACGCAAGCTCTTCCCCGGAAAGTACTCTTCCGGACAGAGGAGTCTCCCCGGTACTAAGTGACAGGCAGCATCGATCCCTGGAGTCTCTAATTCAAATGCAGAAGCCGGGTGAAGTGCGTATACATGCTGTTTCCAAAGAGTGGCTACGCTTGACCCTGGTCCCGGAACGAAATGAAAACAGTACAGAATTTATCCGCCAACCGGTTGACATCACCAAGGCAGAAGACCCTGCCATGTTTACTGTCAAAGATGAACAGAACAATTCCCTGTCCATAGATAAAACCGGATTAAAGAGACGCACTTTTTACGCTCCGCGTCGAGTAGGCGACCTACGGATTGCCGAGAACATCTTCATTCATCTAAACCAGCCACTTATAGCAGGGCAGCCATATACATTGAATGTCGATACCAACCTCACAGGAACTTCTATTCATACCACTTTCCGCTTTGAACCGGAATCCCAACTGAGTGACCTGTTACATGTAGACCCTTACGGATTTCGTCCTGCAGACAAAAAGAAAGGTTACCTTGGACTGATGATGGGTAGCGCCGGCGAATATGAACCCACCGATCTAAATTTTGAAGTAGTGCGCAGCAGTGACAATCAAGTGGTTTTCCAGGGTACAGGTACACTGGAAATCTCAGAAGGCTGGCGTGATACCTTTACGAACCATCCCTATCACAAAGTTTATCAGCTGGACTTTTCGGAACTGACTACAGCAGGTGAGTATTACCTGCGCCACAGTACCGGGATCAGCCAGCCATTTGTCATTCACAGCAACGTCTATCGCAATTGCATGAATACACTGGCACTGGGCATGTATCACCAGCGGAGAGGTGAAGCATTGGTTGAGCCCTTTACCCGCTTCACCCACAAAGCAACCATCGAAGATCAAACCTATGTCTACGACAGCAGTGACCTCGATCCTTTTCTGACCAGCTTGCGTAACTGGGGAGACGGCATCAAATACCCTACTACACTGGAGGGTCAACATATCGATATCAGTGGTGGTCATATGGATGCAGGAGACTATTCGCCCTATACCTGGAACAGCTCCATGACAGCATGGACACTCATTACTACACTTGATGTATATGGTGAGCGGGTTCAGCATGACAATCTGGGTATACCGGAATCTGGTGATGGCATCCCTGACCTGCTACAGGAATTCCTCATCGAGATCAACTGGCTCAAGGATATGCAGGACCCTGTAGATGGTGGTGTATTTGGCATGAGTAAGCCCAAAGGTATGAGCTACCAATACACCATGCCGGGCGAGATGGAGGATCTGACCCGTTATCTATCACCAAAGGACACTACCGTTACCGGTGGCTATGCAGCAGCATTAGCAAGAGCAGCCCGTAGTCCGATATTGAAGCAATACGATCCAGCACTGGCGGAACTACTCAAGAAACGTGCTATTAAAGCATGGGAGTGGCTTGAAGCCAACCCGGGGATGCATGGCTACCACCACTACGGTATCGCTTCTGCCAGTGAAGGTGATGAGGGGCATGAACATGCTCGCGCATGGGCAGCCATTGAACTGTATGCATTGACCGGGGACGAACGTTACCACAATGCTTTTATGGAATATCACAAACCCCTGTTACGTGATGATGGTGTCTATTTAATGAATAAAGGCTATGGCTATGTCAACCGTACTTTAGCCTTATGGGAGCACGACCAGATCGCTTACCCAGTAGATGCTGATCTAAAACAGACTTCAGTGAATCGCTTTCGGGAAGCAGTGGATCAATATGTAAGTATAAGCAATAAAACTCCTTATGATTTGGCTGTCAACGATGTAGTCAAACGATGGAATATCATCGGCTGGTTCTTTCCAGTCAGTGATTTTGGCTGGGACCTTCTGCTTGCACATGAGCTCTATGGTGATCTGGATTACCTGGAAACAGCACAGGACCAGATTCATTTCACTCTGGGTGGCAATCCCTCTAATATGAGCTATATTACCGGTATGGGATACAAACGCTTACGCTCCATTGTAGATCAAGAGTCCTATTATGATGGTATTGAGGCACCTGTCACCGGCCTACCTGTTTCACCAATGGTCACTGGGTACACATGGAGCAACACTTACACACGGGATATTAGTCAATATTCCTGGCCGCTGGACAACCCGGACCGGAATAGTGAAAGTGAAGTTTATGGTCTTCTTGAAACCGCTTATGACGGCTGGAATATCAATGGGGAATTCACCATTGAAAAGATGGCAGGGATGTTGACAAGCATGGCCATATTAACCCCTCACAACAATAAGCAATATACTTACCCTGAGTTCACTCTCACTGTAGAATCATTGGCAAACGGACTGTTTCAGCCAAAACTGAACTTCAAAGACGGGGAACCACAAAACTACAGCATCCTCTGGAGTGAGAACGACCAACATGTCAGTGCCGATCCGAATTATCTACTGCAACAGGATTTCAGCAAGCCTGTATGGAAACTTTCCGCCGAGGTCGTCACCCATGAAGGGCGACGCTGGTATGCCGAAACTCGCATCAATACCCGTGATTATACGAATACAGATATCCCATTGGAAGCCTTTTCCAATGAGAGTGTTTCTACCCTTTTTCATCTAGACGGCAGCCTCAGTGACAGTAACAGTATCATGGCAGATCTGAACCTGATGGGCAATGCCCATTTTGACAACCATAACCTGTACTGGATGCAGACTCCTTCTGGTTCGGCACTAAGATTTGACGGCTTTGGTGATGAGGCGAAGACAACTTTTTATGTAGAAAACTACCTTTCTGAAGGGAAACGCTTTGAAGATATTGCCGAAGTGAGTATAGGCGGTCTCTTTTTCTTTGACACTCTAGGACCTGTAAACGAGAATGCCTTATTTCTTTTTAGTTTACAACAGTCTTGGGCTAACCGTACAGAACTGATACGCTATGCCTGGACCAAACAGATACTGGCAGCTCTAGGTAAAATACAAGATGAACGAGATGATATCAATGAGGCACTAAGTCTGCATAAATGGCACTATATCCAAATGATATATAACCGCACTCACTACATCCTAAAGGTCGATGGCAAAGAGATCGTCAAGGTTACACATGATAATGGAGAGAAACTCCTTGATCATCGTATTGTGGCTCTGAAATTCGGTAACTTCTACGGATGGGCAGATGAGATCTACTTTAGTATGAAGTTTGATGATGGAAGCATCATTACACCTTCCAACTAGAATATCAAGCATGGCATGAAACCCTTTTTGGTTTCATGCCAACTAACAAGTGACCAGATCAGTTTACACTGGTATGGAGAAGACGATATACAATGCGTTATCACTCTTGTGTACTTTATTGACCTATTTCCAGTTATGATTTTTCACTAAGAGCAAAATAACAAATTCACAGATAAGAATGAAGAAAAGATCATCAAGAACAATGAATACCCCGTCTTTATAGATTTCAATTTCCCTACCCTACACCTTCAACGCTTTCAGACGCTGCTCCAGTGCGCCGACATAAGAGCTGCCGTAAAGTGCAGCATGCACCAGCAAAGGATAGATCTGATAGAGCGGTACTTTCACATCCTCAAAATCCTTACTGAGGGAGTGTACCCTGGTATAGTATTCAAAAAAGGTATCTCCAAAGGTATCAAAAAGCAGAATGAATGCCAGCTCCATCTCCCTGTCTCCAAAATAGATCGCAGGATCGATCAGTACTGTATCTTTAATATTAAACAATATGTTTCCACTCCACAGATCTCCGTGAAGCAGTGAGGGAGTGATGGCGGAGATATCGATACGCTTGTAAAGATCCCGACATAAACCGTCAAGCCTATCTGTCATCTCCTTGGAGATCACCCCTTTCTCATAACATATCCTGACCATAGGCATGATACGCATCTGCCCAAGGAAAAGTGCCCAGTTGTACTGTGTCTGTTCATTGATCTGCCCAAACGGTCCTATTGTAGTATCGTAATAGTAGCCGTACATTCTGCTTTCATTTGTGATACTGTGAAGACGTGACAATACTTTTGCCGCTTCAACCTCCTGTGTACACCGGGGTACCCTGCTCTCTTCGATGAATTCCATCAGCAGGTGTTGTTCGGAAACATCAAAGAGTGTGGGAACCCGTATTTCATATTTGTTAATATCTGACAACATCTTTGCCTCTGTATAGAGTCTTGAGGTAGGTTCAGAGGTTTTTAGGAGATATTTATGCATGGAGGTTTGCAAAGTATAAACAGGACCTATCTGGCCCTGGGTCAAAAAATCTGTAGAGACTATCTTATCATTAAGAAGATCTTGAAAATATGCTGTATCTATCTGCACCTTTTACCTTTACACATCCTTTTGGTACGTTAGAGTAATCTGCACCCTGCTTCGTCTATCAAAGCGTTTCAAAGATGAGCGTACAGCCAAGCTCCACAATAGTACGCTTCACTTTTGATACTGGTTTTCAGCCTATGTCCAGGCCGTCCCAGAACTCATCATAATCCAAATTGGTCATCGAGGCATCCTCTTCGATCCCTTTTTCAATAAGCTTTTGCTGTTCTTCTTCAAAATAGCGCTGCAGTGCTTCCTCGAGCATCGTATTGATATCTTTCTTCAGAAGTTCAGAAAAGGCCTGAAGATTCTCTACTGTATCCGGTTTAAGTTCTATAGTGAAACTGTCCATTATCGTTTTGCCTTATTTAACATTTTTTCCCGTTCATCAGGTTCAAACCCTTCGGGTATCGGTACCTGTTCGAGAATAATATTGACGATATCATCTTTCGTCCTCTTATTGACCTGAGAGTGTTCACTTGCAATCATTCTGTGGCGAAACACATCATGGATGACTGCCTGAACATCCTTTATGTCTACTTCATCTCTGCCTTGCAGCCAGGCATGTGCCTTTGCACACTTTTGCAGAGCGATGGAACCGCGGGGACTTACACCGATCTCGATCATCACACTAAGCTGTTTACTGTAACGCATCGGATAGCGTGTTGCAAATACAAGTTCCACAATGTAGTGCCCCAGAGCATCATCTACTTTGACCCTGGCAACCTCTTTTTGTGCTGCAAAGATAAGTTCCTGCGGCAACTTTTCTTTGACGACGGAAGAGTGGTACTTCTCCTCCTGTACCAGTTTGAGGATTTTAAACTCCGATTCCATATCGACATACCCGATCTCTACATGCATCAGAAAACGGTCCTTCTGTGCTTCCGAGAGAGGGTAGGTCCCCTCCTGTTCAATAGGGTTCTGTGTTGCCATGACAATAAAAAGCTGAGGAAGCCTGATCGTCTGTCCTGCAACAGTGACCTGATGCTCCTCCATCGCTTCAAGCATTGCTGACTGAACTTTTGCCGGAGCCCGGTTGATCTCATCTGCCAATATAATATTTCCAAATATTGGACCTCTGTGGAAACGGAAGTGCTTTTTACCGTTTTCTTCGTAAAGACGCTCCTCCCCTATAATATCTGAAGGTGAGAGGTCCGGCGTGAA
Coding sequences within it:
- a CDS encoding protein disulfide oxidoreductase → MKLKKIFREIAIGMTVLFILSNIISYLRKPDLSSEQLPPVTVTLLDGSLYTLKRGKPVLLHFWATWCRVCQIEASNIETLSKEYEVLTVAVNSGENAAVNAYMEKNGLHFRVLNDENGSWAKQFHIRVFPTTFIYDAEGKLRFAEVGYTTTAGLLGRLKLIE
- a CDS encoding AAA family ATPase; this translates as MTAREGIQLLRERMNDAVIGQKHIVDRFIIGLLADGNLLVEGLPGLAKTRIVRSMANVIDAKFSRIQFTPDLSPSDIIGEERLYEENGKKHFRFHRGPIFGNIILADEINRAPAKVQSAMLEAMEEHQVTVAGQTIRLPQLFIVMATQNPIEQEGTYPLSEAQKDRFLMHVEIGYVDMESEFKILKLVQEEKYHSSVVKEKLPQELIFAAQKEVARVKVDDALGHYIVELVFATRYPMRYSKQLSVMIEIGVSPRGSIALQKCAKAHAWLQGRDEVDIKDVQAVIHDVFRHRMIASEHSQVNKRTKDDIVNIILEQVPIPEGFEPDEREKMLNKAKR
- a CDS encoding fructosamine kinase family protein, whose product is MQIDTAYFQDLLNDKIVSTDFLTQGQIGPVYTLQTSMHKYLLKTSEPTSRLYTEAKMLSDINKYEIRVPTLFDVSEQHLLMEFIEESRVPRCTQEVEAAKVLSRLHSITNESRMYGYYYDTTIGPFGQINEQTQYNWALFLGQMRIMPMVRICYEKGVISKEMTDRLDGLCRDLYKRIDISAITPSLLHGDLWSGNILFNIKDTVLIDPAIYFGDREMELAFILLFDTFGDTFFEYYTRVHSLSKDFEDVKVPLYQIYPLLVHAALYGSSYVGALEQRLKALKV
- a CDS encoding glycoside hydrolase family 9 protein is translated as MKKLLLYATIAVATSILWGRAEPAAHHNSLISSIFHLNNSLRDSKGVISDLKLSGSASFDDSNLDWMNNPSGSALKFNGVNDQADVIFRVDPYLTEGWSDKDIAEVSLEGWFYFDAIDPKDDNKLELLYMRQGWEYGFEIIRHPWTNKLSVYLGSHEDSGETVNNALSLRQWHHIKIIHNRTYYLLYIDGKELLKVAHGREKLNLYNAQQDIRLSFGDFHGWADEIRFNLDFDTDNDGIPNKRDPDDDGDGVNDKQDAFPLDSSEWSDNDNDGIGDNADHDDDNDGIADERDLQPLNASNANADTDGDGFSDLVEYQSGSLPNDASSSPESTLPDRGVSPVLSDRQHRSLESLIQMQKPGEVRIHAVSKEWLRLTLVPERNENSTEFIRQPVDITKAEDPAMFTVKDEQNNSLSIDKTGLKRRTFYAPRRVGDLRIAENIFIHLNQPLIAGQPYTLNVDTNLTGTSIHTTFRFEPESQLSDLLHVDPYGFRPADKKKGYLGLMMGSAGEYEPTDLNFEVVRSSDNQVVFQGTGTLEISEGWRDTFTNHPYHKVYQLDFSELTTAGEYYLRHSTGISQPFVIHSNVYRNCMNTLALGMYHQRRGEALVEPFTRFTHKATIEDQTYVYDSSDLDPFLTSLRNWGDGIKYPTTLEGQHIDISGGHMDAGDYSPYTWNSSMTAWTLITTLDVYGERVQHDNLGIPESGDGIPDLLQEFLIEINWLKDMQDPVDGGVFGMSKPKGMSYQYTMPGEMEDLTRYLSPKDTTVTGGYAAALARAARSPILKQYDPALAELLKKRAIKAWEWLEANPGMHGYHHYGIASASEGDEGHEHARAWAAIELYALTGDERYHNAFMEYHKPLLRDDGVYLMNKGYGYVNRTLALWEHDQIAYPVDADLKQTSVNRFREAVDQYVSISNKTPYDLAVNDVVKRWNIIGWFFPVSDFGWDLLLAHELYGDLDYLETAQDQIHFTLGGNPSNMSYITGMGYKRLRSIVDQESYYDGIEAPVTGLPVSPMVTGYTWSNTYTRDISQYSWPLDNPDRNSESEVYGLLETAYDGWNINGEFTIEKMAGMLTSMAILTPHNNKQYTYPEFTLTVESLANGLFQPKLNFKDGEPQNYSILWSENDQHVSADPNYLLQQDFSKPVWKLSAEVVTHEGRRWYAETRINTRDYTNTDIPLEAFSNESVSTLFHLDGSLSDSNSIMADLNLMGNAHFDNHNLYWMQTPSGSALRFDGFGDEAKTTFYVENYLSEGKRFEDIAEVSIGGLFFFDTLGPVNENALFLFSLQQSWANRTELIRYAWTKQILAALGKIQDERDDINEALSLHKWHYIQMIYNRTHYILKVDGKEIVKVTHDNGEKLLDHRIVALKFGNFYGWADEIYFSMKFDDGSIITPSN
- a CDS encoding PhnA domain-containing protein, encoding MSTQCDLCNSTEGLVEYTVAPKDETITICSTCAASIEDPAQNEKHWNCLHESMWSTEPAVQVVAYRLLTRLGAQDQLDMMYLEDDIREWAEAGLVSADVPVVRDSNGTVLNEGDSVSIIKDLPVKGAGFTAKQGTTVKNIRMVADDPTHIQGKVNGTMIFLKTEFLKKL
- a CDS encoding response regulator transcription factor, which codes for MKILIINHEYQSNTEIEKELKHRSFSTNYQIFATFNKNKTDMSSYDLVLLDVPLMSDESYMIIKKIRASDKHIPIIVLSPFYQIRNIEKCFIFGCNDYLKKPVVIDELIFKLNFWLNFKTYQNTQTIRLKNGFSYDPGHHELLKDKIPISLTAKEKLFIEILVKNRGWFVPTPTIIRYLWDNYAAPNQLRVLVYKLRQKAGKELITSMKGIGYKIDPESVKKTIWRAERRKRSAAVFPHKR
- a CDS encoding beta strand repeat-containing protein, whose amino-acid sequence is MKSYFLKGSRNPIALFAATAAVLALTACGGGSSSDSSSVVTVGEFTIQAKGGNGMSGSGGNADSSAIYADGYMNVEFLTSGTVDTAFTVPSYPHEDNLGTNGKIISVDTNITTVDSGNEPTTAGTLYLINGNTQYLCEAVNSGDTCDNNITNRVTGLKIDEGVTVVLGLNVDDDNSDADNDDSTGQDQARFKLYGDLIINGTLKTAALTTAGGTIDTRHSAPATVRDKGALYLYLPNDNSVIIGANGSVDTSGDNGSSGNERGGDGGYVRINVYYALVQVNGAIDASGGNGVGSGDGGNAAVEPGSGYGHVYISAYDGVFIHTGSQAINASGGNGAIGGNAGQLSLESETGFYNTAPILAIGGNGSAGNGGQGGYIYIESYVASIYNSADINTSGGDGSTNGGDAGDIDFYPGEGSYVGELLNSGNIYANGGDAGNGNAGNGSTVYLYLNGGGSTRTSGNIYANGGNAKSSGIIPANSGILLSVSGNGGDAGDVYVYLDGEGDDYGYGEEVASGVVQISGNIEVNGGDGDTNGGYGGNVEVETSYSDIDFPPVGKIQFLGYSSFDVSGGDGNISGGHAGNVEAYTEDAWTGDDYTAVPVGSIINEVQIIARGGYAENGTGGRGGYIEFEAEGEFYVGTTKVLNSGAIDISGGLGLDGGNSGGLYFYGHDAVENSGEIIALGGDAEGSTSTAGQGADDSIEMYSSYDILNSGAIIATGGNGTGLNAQGDDSGYLYVYAGGKVTNSGDLYFNGGASNGTADNSDGGYVDLLSEITYTTNTASVIDVSAGIGGSGTVGNVGDIYFDFVNVTPISGILN